A region from the Vibrio sp. SS-MA-C1-2 genome encodes:
- a CDS encoding molybdopterin cofactor-binding domain-containing protein, with the protein MNKFEQLAKPVARVDGLAKVKGSAIYGNDINMPGMLYGVCRYTDIVAGKVVNIDTEAAKAVDGVVRIATYQDIPGDPNVGVMIRDYLPLVNDEVVFSGDVLAIVAAETYEAACRAADLIDVEYEAKQPVSDPVAALDPSCRCVHSEKENNIVAKHHTVKGDIDAGFAQSKHVIERRFEVGFQEHAYIEPESVTAYPDPTSGALIVAGSIQNPHKVRGFIASYLDLPQANINVKRSVMGGSFGGKDDTIDHLACRTALMASLTKRPVKFTYTREQSIIESPKRHPYIMDYKVGFDDDGSITAMKINIIADSGAYAAATPFVTWRSSVQAAGPYEIENVRIDITGVYTNNSYTSAMRGFGSPQIVYANESLMDEIAEYVNISAFDVRQRNVLKQDSTSITGQVFNKHTVSADEVMQKAIDASNYIERRREYEAFNKQKNPIKKGIGLALSYRGCSLGAEGVDTSSALVCVNPDGSINVSTGVCENGQGLQTTMALITAETLGVDLSSVIFTEPETSMITDGGPTVASRGTITGGNAVKNAAEIVKKRIFSVISSIVAADKLEDTVWKEGMIFNANDSTKSISFADAADKTKWAGVNLAAYGWFDQPEISWNEEEGNGSPYFTWVYGCQVVDLTLDSSTGKVTVDDITAVHDVGQVINPVGFEGQVSGGIAQGIGMGILEDYNIAHGEVKSENFDSYLLPTIKDVPPINVIAVENPDPGGPFGAKSIGEPATELVAAAINNAVGFATNTRHRQLPLTLEQVTLGYNLKKPARQSEILASTGDKKQVHRLNQLSIQNPASLTEALTLLAEGKGKLIAGGTDVLVQGRLENKPQSLINIAGMKELTQITETAEAIIIGSGVVFNKLTDHPSIQECFPLLATACHTVGSNQIRNRATVGGNIVNAAPCADSVPPLVIYGSEVELTRFNLSTQAIESRWLALDDFIIGGYRTLLQQDEILTAVKISKGMPTHVQQRYSQLGRRNALNITRQSLTATIGVNKQGIVDYCRLVDGALFSKPQRLHIIEEILLDQPLNQQTMAIAVSGLSDMIEEAIGGRWSAPYKKPVFINMFNDLLNEFIQE; encoded by the coding sequence GTGAATAAATTTGAACAGTTAGCGAAACCTGTCGCCAGAGTGGATGGTCTAGCGAAAGTAAAAGGGTCTGCAATCTACGGTAATGACATCAATATGCCAGGTATGCTTTATGGTGTGTGCCGTTATACCGATATTGTTGCAGGGAAAGTTGTAAACATAGATACTGAAGCGGCGAAGGCAGTTGACGGTGTAGTGAGAATTGCAACTTATCAAGATATTCCTGGAGACCCTAATGTCGGGGTTATGATCCGAGATTATCTACCACTAGTTAACGATGAAGTGGTTTTTAGTGGTGACGTTTTAGCCATCGTTGCTGCAGAAACATATGAGGCAGCATGTCGTGCTGCTGATTTAATTGACGTTGAATATGAAGCAAAACAACCTGTATCAGATCCTGTTGCTGCTCTTGATCCATCTTGTCGATGCGTCCATAGCGAAAAAGAGAACAACATTGTCGCAAAACATCATACAGTAAAAGGTGATATTGATGCTGGGTTTGCTCAATCAAAACATGTGATTGAACGTCGATTTGAAGTCGGATTTCAAGAGCATGCTTATATAGAACCAGAGTCAGTCACTGCGTACCCTGATCCAACATCGGGTGCACTTATTGTCGCAGGTTCGATTCAAAATCCTCATAAAGTTCGTGGGTTTATTGCGAGCTATTTAGATCTTCCTCAAGCGAATATTAATGTAAAACGCTCTGTGATGGGTGGCTCATTTGGTGGTAAGGATGACACCATTGACCACTTAGCTTGTCGTACTGCGCTAATGGCATCATTGACGAAACGACCAGTGAAATTTACTTATACTCGTGAACAATCAATTATTGAGAGTCCGAAGCGTCATCCATATATTATGGACTATAAAGTCGGTTTTGATGATGACGGTTCAATTACAGCAATGAAAATTAATATCATTGCTGACAGTGGTGCCTATGCGGCGGCAACCCCATTTGTCACATGGCGCAGCTCGGTACAGGCTGCGGGTCCTTACGAGATTGAAAATGTTCGTATCGATATTACCGGTGTTTATACCAACAACAGTTATACATCAGCAATGCGCGGTTTTGGTTCGCCACAGATTGTTTATGCCAATGAATCGCTTATGGATGAAATTGCTGAATATGTGAATATTTCTGCTTTCGACGTTCGTCAACGTAATGTTCTGAAGCAAGATAGCACCAGTATTACAGGTCAAGTATTTAACAAGCATACCGTTTCTGCTGATGAAGTGATGCAAAAAGCGATTGACGCATCAAATTATATTGAGCGTCGCAGAGAGTATGAAGCGTTTAATAAGCAGAAAAACCCGATTAAGAAAGGCATCGGTTTAGCATTGAGTTACCGTGGTTGTTCATTAGGCGCTGAAGGCGTGGATACGTCATCGGCACTTGTTTGTGTAAACCCAGATGGCAGCATCAATGTTTCAACGGGCGTGTGTGAAAACGGCCAAGGTCTGCAAACCACCATGGCATTGATTACCGCAGAAACATTAGGTGTTGATCTTTCTAGTGTGATCTTTACTGAACCCGAGACATCAATGATTACTGACGGTGGTCCAACGGTTGCTTCTCGCGGAACGATTACCGGTGGTAATGCAGTTAAGAATGCTGCTGAAATAGTGAAAAAGCGCATTTTTTCTGTGATTTCATCTATTGTTGCAGCTGATAAGTTAGAAGATACGGTGTGGAAAGAGGGCATGATTTTTAATGCTAACGATAGCACTAAATCAATCTCTTTTGCGGATGCGGCAGATAAAACCAAGTGGGCGGGGGTTAACCTTGCGGCTTATGGTTGGTTTGATCAACCAGAGATCTCTTGGAATGAAGAAGAGGGCAATGGTAGCCCGTATTTTACTTGGGTTTATGGTTGTCAGGTGGTTGATTTAACGCTTGATTCAAGTACCGGTAAAGTGACGGTTGATGATATCACCGCCGTTCATGATGTGGGTCAAGTGATTAATCCTGTTGGCTTTGAAGGTCAAGTTTCTGGTGGTATCGCTCAGGGTATCGGTATGGGTATTCTTGAAGATTACAATATTGCCCATGGTGAAGTGAAATCAGAAAACTTCGATAGTTACCTACTACCAACGATTAAAGATGTTCCACCAATTAATGTGATTGCGGTTGAAAACCCAGATCCAGGTGGCCCATTTGGAGCAAAGAGTATTGGTGAACCAGCAACTGAGTTAGTGGCTGCTGCAATTAACAATGCAGTGGGCTTTGCAACCAATACTCGTCATCGTCAATTACCATTAACCTTAGAGCAAGTGACTTTAGGTTATAACCTGAAGAAGCCTGCTCGTCAAAGTGAGATTCTAGCTTCAACAGGTGATAAGAAGCAGGTTCATCGTCTGAATCAACTCTCTATTCAGAATCCTGCAAGCTTAACAGAAGCATTAACATTGCTTGCGGAAGGAAAAGGGAAATTAATTGCTGGTGGTACAGACGTGCTTGTTCAAGGGCGTTTAGAAAATAAACCACAAAGTTTAATTAATATTGCGGGTATGAAAGAGTTAACTCAAATTACAGAAACAGCAGAAGCAATTATCATTGGTTCTGGTGTCGTCTTTAATAAGTTAACTGACCATCCATCAATTCAAGAGTGTTTCCCGCTATTAGCAACAGCGTGTCATACCGTCGGTTCAAACCAGATCCGTAACCGTGCAACTGTTGGCGGAAATATTGTTAATGCGGCACCTTGTGCTGATTCTGTTCCACCTTTAGTTATATATGGTTCAGAAGTTGAATTAACACGTTTTAATTTGAGTACCCAAGCAATAGAAAGTCGCTGGTTAGCTCTGGATGACTTTATTATCGGTGGGTATCGTACTTTATTACAACAAGATGAGATTTTAACGGCCGTTAAGATTTCAAAAGGAATGCCAACTCATGTTCAGCAACGTTACAGCCAACTTGGTCGTCGCAATGCATTGAATATCACACGTCAAAGCTTAACCGCTACGATTGGTGTGAATAAACAGGGGATTGTTGATTACTGTCGTCTTGTGGATGGAGCATTATTTAGCAAGCCACAGCGACTACATATTATTGAAGAAATTCTTTTAGATCAGCCACTAAATCAACAAACAATGGCGATAGCTGTCAGTGGTTTAAGTGACATGATAGAAGAGGCAATTGGTGGACGTTGGTCTGCTCCGTATAAGAAGCCAGTATTTATTAATATGTTTAACGATCTACTTAATGAGTTCATTCAAGAATAA
- a CDS encoding DUF1439 domain-containing protein: protein MNIKNIFVFQSDSHFQSIKVVLVTLVLFLSGCANYSVSESEVQQYLSQKVKLDHSVGVPGLMSANAKIKELEVGIGRIDKDRVNVIADIHANVQLLGQSSKETDINIGFDAIPFYNQDEGAIYLKQLELNSFSVTPEKYRSTAKEITEPVISMLRLYLSEKPIYKLNDKKTTESLIKDAQPQLKIENNSLVISVE, encoded by the coding sequence ATGAATATCAAAAATATCTTCGTTTTTCAGTCAGACAGTCACTTTCAATCAATTAAAGTGGTACTCGTAACCCTGGTCCTTTTTTTATCAGGGTGTGCAAACTATTCTGTTTCTGAGTCGGAAGTCCAACAGTACCTCAGTCAAAAAGTAAAGCTTGACCATTCAGTAGGTGTACCTGGTTTAATGAGTGCAAACGCTAAAATAAAAGAGCTCGAAGTCGGGATAGGAAGAATAGATAAAGATAGAGTTAATGTGATTGCGGATATTCACGCAAATGTCCAATTGCTCGGGCAATCAAGTAAGGAAACAGATATCAATATTGGATTTGACGCGATCCCATTTTATAATCAAGACGAAGGTGCTATTTATCTTAAACAGTTAGAGTTAAATTCATTCAGTGTGACGCCAGAGAAATATAGATCAACAGCAAAAGAAATAACTGAGCCTGTTATTTCAATGTTACGACTCTATTTGTCTGAAAAACCAATTTATAAACTTAATGATAAAAAAACAACAGAATCACTAATTAAAGATGCTCAGCCTCAGCTTAAAATAGAAAATAATAGCTTAGTGATATCAGTTGAATAA
- a CDS encoding (2Fe-2S)-binding protein — protein sequence MTQITLTINDEQMTVDVDGNVRLLDFVRDKLQLTGTKEGCAVGECGACTVIMNGDSVCSCMVLAAQCDGAVITTIEGVAEDPLAKALQDSFVETGGVQCGFCTPGVLMSSKALLDKTPEPTDEQLMDALEGNLCRCTGYQPIIKSIRAVIEA from the coding sequence ATGACACAAATTACATTAACAATTAACGATGAACAGATGACAGTAGATGTTGATGGTAATGTTCGTTTATTGGATTTTGTTCGCGATAAGCTGCAATTAACAGGGACCAAAGAAGGTTGTGCTGTTGGAGAGTGTGGTGCATGTACTGTGATAATGAATGGTGATTCTGTCTGTTCATGCATGGTGTTAGCTGCACAATGTGATGGTGCTGTAATTACAACTATCGAAGGGGTGGCTGAAGATCCATTAGCAAAAGCGTTACAAGATTCTTTTGTTGAAACAGGCGGTGTGCAGTGTGGTTTTTGTACTCCGGGTGTATTAATGAGCTCAAAAGCGTTATTAGATAAAACACCAGAGCCAACAGATGAACAGTTAATGGATGCACTTGAAGGTAATTTATGCCGCTGTACTGGATATCAACCTATTATCAAATCGATAAGAGCTGTTATTGAAGCTTAA
- a CDS encoding outer membrane beta-barrel protein: protein MFLSIVFSSIVSSSIKMENQDLKISRLSDQELGFDAIPYITDPMVKSICNYSFYGEFSSCPYIVAGGRLSLLNSKELPRDWNSAPELALGWQASAGYHFTEKLFTELAYIQGGEMPVHSAGKLVSSIKYNAYQLDAGYFFLKPIPDLTFNPYIKAGFGYIDNSVKNNAFNYRQKRKVQLVWTGGVQWRPQGSSWFFRGELSSFNSEFIGLNMMVGHYFGYLLK, encoded by the coding sequence ATGTTCTTATCAATTGTTTTTTCATCAATCGTTTCTTCATCTATCAAAATGGAAAATCAAGATCTAAAAATCAGTCGGCTATCTGATCAGGAACTTGGATTTGATGCTATTCCCTACATCACTGATCCAATGGTAAAGTCGATTTGTAATTATAGTTTTTATGGTGAGTTTTCATCTTGTCCCTATATTGTTGCTGGCGGGCGTTTATCATTATTAAATAGTAAAGAGTTACCGAGAGATTGGAATAGTGCCCCTGAATTGGCTCTAGGTTGGCAAGCGAGTGCTGGCTATCATTTTACGGAAAAATTATTTACTGAGTTGGCATATATTCAAGGTGGCGAGATGCCCGTTCACTCTGCAGGTAAGTTGGTTAGTTCAATTAAGTATAATGCTTATCAGTTAGATGCGGGCTACTTTTTTCTCAAGCCTATACCCGATTTAACATTTAACCCTTATATAAAAGCGGGGTTTGGTTATATCGATAACTCGGTTAAAAACAATGCATTTAACTACCGACAAAAACGTAAGGTCCAGTTGGTTTGGACTGGAGGGGTTCAATGGCGTCCACAAGGTTCATCTTGGTTTTTTCGTGGTGAGCTCTCTAGTTTTAACAGTGAGTTTATTGGTTTAAATATGATGGTTGGTCATTATTTTGGCTATTTATTGAAGTGA
- a CDS encoding FAD-binding and (Fe-S)-binding domain-containing protein: MALAEQLPTLKEQPQLPIFVQEYLQQLALTGFSGDIETSFSSRLAVATDNSVYQIIPQAILLPKTTLDVSLIGEIAKQEQFSDVTFSPRGGGTGTNGQSLTLGVVVDLSRHMKHIIEINLEEQWVKVEAGVVKDQLNDVLRPHGYFFSPDLSTSNRATLGGMINTDASGQGSLYYGKTSDHVLGLKAVLIDGSIIDTQPLTELQIREQSSEQTRASSAMKVSSDVCRDNRAEIVAKFPPLNRFLTGYDLQHPYDEAMTHFDIGRILCGSEGSLAFITEAKLNITPIPTVRKLINIKYDSFDSALRNAPMMVEADALSVETVDSRVLNLAKQDIVWHSVKELITDVPGADLQGLNIVEFAGNSESDIQQKVTKLTDKLELMLENQQAGIIGYQCCDDLASINKIYGMRKKSVGLLGATKGRKKPIAFTEDTCVPPENLADFIAEFRELLDSHNLAYGMFGHVDAGVLHVRPALDLCDPHQEQLLHQISDQVVQLVSKYKGLMWGEHGKGFRSEYGPEFFGDSLFSQLRRIKTAFDPHNQMNPGKVCTPLDRNDKLASVNAVKRGFYDRQIPVTVRDSFKQVMECNGNGLCFNYDKNSPMCPSMKVSGDRRQSPKGRATMMREWLRQLSEQGVDINALEQSVSQGRPSIKQIINKFKANKKRDQFDFSHQVLEVMNSCLACKACASQCPISVDVPSFRSRFFNLYYSKYPRPFKDYLVANVESYLPLMAKAAKWSNKVTQNKLVSYVTENSIGYVDTPELSIPTLTQQISDNNGIIDFDLAKLRELSSSERENYLLVVQDPFTSYYDAGVVADFMTLAVKLGKKPVLLPFKPNGKAQHVKGFLAQFKTTAQTTAQFLNQVANLGIPMVGVDPALVLCYRDEYQEILGVLRGEFAVLTVHEWLQPRLPNIPNLVDSTMSSATTGNNTEKNNGNETENKPWYLFAHCTEKTKLPNAEQEWGAIFTHFGLTLQTVPVGCCGMAGTFGHEKENRKTSQDIYNLSWKPQMDLLDKTRCMSTGYSCRSQVKRFEGVNFQHPLQVLLSNI; encoded by the coding sequence ATGGCACTGGCTGAGCAACTGCCCACTCTCAAAGAACAACCCCAATTACCTATTTTTGTACAAGAGTATCTACAACAATTAGCTCTCACTGGATTTAGTGGCGACATAGAAACGTCATTTAGTAGTCGTTTAGCGGTAGCAACGGATAACAGTGTTTATCAAATAATTCCTCAAGCGATCTTATTACCAAAAACAACCTTAGATGTCTCTTTAATTGGTGAAATAGCCAAACAAGAACAATTCTCTGATGTGACATTCTCTCCACGAGGCGGCGGAACGGGGACTAATGGGCAATCATTAACCTTAGGTGTGGTTGTCGATCTATCTCGTCATATGAAACATATTATTGAGATTAATCTTGAAGAACAGTGGGTCAAAGTTGAAGCTGGCGTCGTCAAAGATCAACTTAATGATGTACTACGTCCACATGGATATTTTTTCTCTCCCGATCTCTCTACCAGCAATCGTGCAACGTTAGGTGGGATGATTAATACCGATGCATCTGGGCAAGGGTCACTCTACTATGGGAAAACCTCAGATCATGTTTTAGGACTAAAAGCGGTTTTAATTGATGGTTCGATTATTGATACCCAACCTTTAACTGAATTACAAATCAGAGAACAGAGTAGTGAACAGACACGAGCAAGCTCGGCAATGAAAGTCTCATCCGATGTTTGTCGTGATAATCGTGCTGAAATTGTTGCTAAATTCCCGCCGCTTAACCGATTTTTAACAGGTTATGATCTGCAACATCCTTATGATGAGGCAATGACGCATTTTGATATTGGTCGAATTCTTTGTGGTTCAGAAGGGTCTTTGGCTTTTATTACTGAAGCAAAACTTAATATTACACCGATTCCCACCGTCAGAAAGCTGATCAATATTAAATATGACAGCTTTGATTCTGCATTGCGAAATGCACCAATGATGGTTGAAGCGGATGCTTTGTCTGTTGAGACAGTTGATTCTCGCGTTTTGAATCTCGCAAAACAAGACATCGTTTGGCATTCGGTCAAAGAGTTGATTACCGATGTACCGGGAGCGGATCTGCAAGGGTTAAATATTGTTGAATTTGCGGGTAATTCAGAATCAGATATTCAACAGAAAGTGACTAAATTAACGGATAAGCTAGAGCTGATGTTGGAGAATCAACAAGCGGGAATTATTGGTTATCAATGTTGTGATGATCTCGCGAGTATCAATAAAATCTATGGCATGCGAAAAAAATCAGTGGGGTTATTAGGCGCGACAAAAGGACGTAAAAAGCCGATTGCTTTTACGGAAGATACGTGTGTGCCACCAGAAAATCTTGCTGACTTTATTGCTGAATTTAGAGAGCTACTTGATAGTCACAATTTGGCTTATGGGATGTTTGGTCATGTTGATGCTGGTGTACTTCATGTTCGTCCCGCTTTAGACCTCTGTGATCCACATCAAGAGCAACTCCTTCATCAAATCTCTGACCAAGTGGTACAACTGGTTTCTAAATATAAGGGATTAATGTGGGGAGAGCATGGTAAAGGTTTCCGCTCTGAATATGGACCTGAGTTTTTTGGTGATTCGCTTTTTTCTCAATTACGTCGGATCAAAACAGCGTTTGATCCCCATAATCAGATGAATCCCGGTAAAGTTTGTACTCCTTTAGATCGAAATGACAAGTTGGCATCAGTTAATGCGGTTAAACGTGGTTTTTATGATCGACAAATCCCCGTAACTGTTCGTGATAGTTTTAAGCAGGTTATGGAGTGTAACGGTAATGGTCTCTGTTTTAATTACGATAAAAACTCACCAATGTGTCCGTCAATGAAGGTGAGTGGTGACCGTCGTCAATCACCAAAAGGGCGAGCAACAATGATGAGGGAGTGGTTACGTCAACTTTCAGAGCAAGGGGTTGATATTAATGCTTTAGAGCAATCTGTTAGCCAAGGTCGTCCATCGATCAAACAGATTATTAATAAGTTCAAAGCAAATAAAAAGCGTGATCAATTTGATTTTTCTCATCAAGTATTAGAGGTGATGAATAGCTGCCTTGCGTGTAAAGCGTGTGCAAGCCAATGTCCAATTAGTGTGGATGTACCAAGTTTTCGATCTCGCTTCTTTAATCTCTATTACAGTAAATATCCACGTCCATTTAAAGATTACTTGGTTGCTAATGTTGAGAGCTATCTCCCATTAATGGCAAAGGCGGCTAAATGGTCAAATAAGGTCACTCAGAATAAATTAGTCAGTTATGTTACTGAAAACAGTATCGGTTATGTCGATACTCCTGAGCTCTCTATTCCAACGTTAACGCAGCAAATCAGCGATAACAATGGAATTATCGATTTTGATCTAGCGAAATTAAGAGAGTTATCATCAAGTGAACGAGAAAATTATTTACTGGTCGTTCAAGATCCGTTTACTAGCTATTATGATGCAGGTGTCGTGGCTGATTTTATGACATTGGCGGTTAAATTAGGTAAAAAACCTGTTTTATTACCCTTCAAACCTAATGGTAAAGCACAACATGTGAAAGGATTTTTAGCTCAATTTAAAACAACGGCTCAAACCACGGCTCAATTCTTGAATCAAGTTGCCAATTTAGGCATTCCTATGGTTGGAGTCGATCCTGCTTTGGTGCTTTGTTATCGTGATGAGTACCAAGAAATCTTGGGAGTGCTACGCGGAGAGTTTGCTGTTTTAACCGTTCATGAATGGCTGCAACCGAGATTGCCTAATATACCTAACCTTGTTGATTCAACGATGAGTTCAGCAACTACAGGTAATAACACCGAGAAAAATAACGGTAATGAGACTGAAAATAAACCTTGGTATCTTTTTGCTCACTGTACAGAAAAAACCAAACTCCCCAATGCTGAACAAGAGTGGGGTGCAATCTTTACCCATTTTGGCTTAACATTACAAACCGTTCCAGTAGGATGTTGTGGCATGGCAGGAACCTTTGGGCATGAGAAAGAAAACCGAAAAACCTCTCAAGATATTTACAATTTAAGTTGGAAACCTCAAATGGATTTGTTAGATAAAACGCGTTGTATGTCGACAGGCTACTCTTGTCGTAGTCAAGTTAAACGTTTTGAGGGTGTGAACTTTCAACATCCATTACAAGTATTACTGAGTAATATTTGA
- a CDS encoding NUDIX hydrolase translates to MKPLILSSHVEMKLRAFLLFCFFTIPISFLFHSSLVLAVTQQGLSTQSNYAVMNPSDLSNNDIKAGVCVIRVGNTLLMVDELITGKLALPGGGRDKGESPAQSAEREVLEEIGIRVNAVRLLMVDNQAAIYNCVSDQPIAILPSFSSSSLFSASLYQGILVASVGQHYGIEVKNSQLINPNAISLQQYRFPEQYQHLNVWLKNSIESRVSESHINASGSLFGDQALYINHYLIDLQRTILSWLDDNVPDYVANEMHVYLLRLNAFFSQTILGANLIFWLVFTLLLMKRVIEKDQESAIKHQNLLLFYTLSLLVVIPVLQQFIAKLRPFYSDNTLQQISAWGYSLPNSTTLLLSFIFILIYRCNKVAEERGFLKVVAAILIFQSFFVLLLGVNDVVDIAVSLLFGSIAAGLYPLFRCYFPTYFLPYCWLILALIAGFLGIKTHLISHLCIMVIAIFIFLTQIKMQFESKQNRLEQHYRYLPFMGLWRLMGVVIIISFFSLVQSPFSDATIVIPIDILSGLIFINWITSWATRSYLSLFRSSGKVS, encoded by the coding sequence ATGAAGCCCTTAATTTTATCTTCGCATGTAGAGATGAAATTGAGGGCTTTTCTTTTATTCTGTTTTTTCACTATACCCATTTCTTTTCTATTTCATTCCTCTTTAGTTTTAGCCGTAACTCAGCAAGGTTTATCGACTCAATCAAACTATGCAGTCATGAATCCGAGTGATCTATCAAATAATGATATCAAAGCCGGGGTTTGTGTTATTCGTGTCGGTAATACGTTGTTAATGGTTGATGAACTGATTACAGGTAAATTAGCACTGCCCGGTGGTGGCAGAGATAAAGGAGAGTCCCCAGCTCAAAGTGCAGAGCGAGAAGTCTTAGAAGAGATCGGTATTCGGGTCAATGCGGTGAGATTATTAATGGTTGATAATCAAGCTGCAATTTACAACTGTGTTAGCGATCAACCGATAGCGATTCTGCCTTCATTTTCTTCCTCTTCTTTATTTTCAGCGTCTCTTTATCAAGGTATTCTTGTCGCATCAGTTGGACAACATTACGGCATTGAGGTTAAGAATAGTCAGCTTATTAATCCCAACGCTATTTCATTACAGCAATATCGTTTTCCTGAGCAGTACCAACACCTTAATGTTTGGTTAAAAAATTCAATAGAGAGCAGAGTGAGTGAGAGTCACATTAATGCTTCTGGCTCTTTATTTGGCGATCAAGCGTTATATATAAACCATTACTTAATTGATTTACAAAGAACCATATTGAGTTGGTTGGACGATAATGTTCCAGACTATGTTGCTAACGAAATGCATGTTTATTTATTACGATTAAATGCTTTTTTTAGTCAAACTATTCTTGGTGCTAATCTTATTTTTTGGCTGGTTTTTACTTTATTATTGATGAAAAGAGTGATTGAAAAAGATCAAGAGTCTGCAATAAAGCATCAAAATCTGTTGCTCTTTTATACTTTATCATTATTGGTGGTCATTCCCGTTTTACAGCAATTTATCGCAAAATTGAGGCCATTCTATAGTGACAATACACTCCAACAGATCTCGGCTTGGGGTTACTCCTTACCGAATAGCACCACCTTATTATTAAGTTTTATTTTTATTCTGATCTATCGCTGTAACAAGGTAGCGGAAGAGAGGGGGTTTCTTAAAGTTGTGGCTGCCATTTTAATCTTTCAATCTTTTTTTGTTCTATTATTAGGTGTTAATGATGTGGTTGATATTGCGGTATCATTATTGTTTGGATCTATAGCGGCTGGGTTATATCCGTTGTTTCGTTGTTATTTTCCGACTTACTTTTTACCTTATTGTTGGCTAATACTGGCACTGATCGCTGGTTTCTTAGGGATCAAAACGCATCTGATTTCTCATTTGTGCATCATGGTTATTGCTATCTTTATTTTCTTAACTCAAATAAAAATGCAATTTGAATCTAAACAAAATAGGCTAGAACAGCATTATCGTTATTTACCCTTTATGGGTTTATGGCGCTTAATGGGTGTTGTGATAATAATAAGTTTTTTTAGTCTAGTTCAGTCACCATTCAGTGATGCGACCATCGTTATCCCCATCGATATTTTATCTGGATTAATATTCATTAATTGGATAACCAGTTGGGCGACAAGAAGTTATTTGTCTCTTTTTCGTTCGTCAGGTAAAGTGTCATAA